Proteins encoded by one window of Leptospira barantonii:
- the omp85 gene encoding Omp85 family outer membrane protein has translation MRNTFKIWIQIGLLIWIGNFFPIWGEGLQNLPDARIPLDEGKRLEPGELAEKKEGWYMTAVPLLSSDPVRGQGGGIRASLFFNGKKTDLYYEYEPYRSKLTVQLFQTNQGVKNHFIQFDSPYILNTAFRFKSSLGLDYNPNSQYFGIGESSLQSLSYRPRNLPGVGQVGNANFDAYEASQSYIRPSRAASEITPTVSDQGYNQYLFNSTTLFNSIDYTFWKAFKWVVANEISKNIIGHSDGVWNPSKDPYLAGSIWETSVPNGESKLTEDYKAGKIKGYHGGEIIYLRAGIAYDTRDFEPDPDRGVLVELNVANVSKRTGSDFNYNKIFFQTKYFYKLFPSVFEELVFATRGAMAYTSSGSPFSEVRYMWSLDGPMTGIGGLQTMRGYRQDRFVAPMVGFGSMELRWRFATFKIGDELFTLSLVPFYDIGRVWDSEKRINLQGYKHSWGSGLRIIWNQATVILIDFAKSREDTQMFVDFSHAF, from the coding sequence ATGCGGAATACGTTTAAAATTTGGATCCAAATCGGGTTGTTGATTTGGATCGGAAATTTCTTTCCAATTTGGGGAGAAGGGCTCCAAAATCTCCCCGATGCTCGGATTCCTTTAGATGAGGGAAAACGACTGGAACCGGGAGAACTCGCAGAAAAGAAGGAAGGTTGGTATATGACGGCCGTCCCTCTTTTGAGTTCGGATCCGGTGAGAGGACAAGGCGGTGGAATCAGGGCCAGTCTATTCTTTAACGGAAAAAAAACGGATTTATATTACGAATACGAACCGTATCGAAGTAAACTCACGGTTCAGCTTTTTCAAACCAATCAAGGTGTGAAAAATCATTTCATACAGTTCGATTCTCCCTATATCTTAAATACCGCGTTTCGATTTAAGAGCAGTCTCGGTTTGGATTACAATCCGAATTCTCAATATTTCGGAATTGGAGAATCTTCCCTTCAGTCTCTTTCGTATCGTCCTCGAAATCTTCCCGGAGTCGGGCAGGTTGGAAATGCGAATTTCGACGCGTACGAAGCGTCTCAATCGTACATTCGACCTTCAAGGGCCGCGTCCGAAATCACTCCGACCGTAAGCGATCAAGGATACAATCAGTATCTATTCAATTCAACGACCTTGTTCAACAGCATCGATTATACGTTTTGGAAGGCGTTCAAATGGGTGGTCGCGAATGAAATTTCGAAGAACATCATCGGTCATTCGGACGGTGTTTGGAATCCTTCCAAAGATCCGTATTTAGCGGGAAGTATTTGGGAAACCTCGGTTCCAAACGGAGAATCAAAACTTACCGAAGACTACAAGGCCGGGAAAATCAAAGGTTATCACGGCGGAGAAATCATTTATCTTCGCGCGGGAATCGCTTACGATACGAGGGATTTCGAACCCGACCCGGATCGAGGTGTATTAGTAGAATTGAATGTAGCAAACGTTTCGAAACGCACCGGTTCCGATTTTAATTACAATAAGATTTTCTTTCAGACGAAATACTTTTATAAACTTTTTCCGAGCGTTTTCGAAGAATTGGTTTTTGCAACGAGAGGGGCGATGGCATATACTTCTTCGGGATCACCTTTCTCCGAAGTTCGATATATGTGGAGTTTGGACGGGCCTATGACCGGGATCGGTGGGTTGCAAACGATGCGAGGTTATCGTCAGGATCGTTTTGTCGCGCCTATGGTCGGTTTCGGAAGTATGGAACTTCGCTGGAGATTCGCTACATTCAAAATCGGTGATGAACTTTTTACGTTGAGTCTGGTGCCCTTTTACGATATCGGTCGGGTTTGGGATTCCGAGAAAAGGATCAACTTACAAGGATACAAACATTCTTGGGGAAGCGGTCTTAGAATCATTTGGAATCAAGCGACCGTGATCCTGATCGATTTTGCGAAGTCTCGGGAAGATACGCAGATGTTCGTTGATTTCAGCCACGCGTTCTGA
- a CDS encoding circularly permuted type 2 ATP-grasp protein has product MLLNNYETESFYDEMFSPEGGIRQSYDFLKSRIETMDDRELVRRKSSAEKALLSLGITFNVYGDEEEEERIMPFDIIPRIITSHEWRKLEEGLKQRTRALNLFINDIYHDEKIIKDGIVPAEYVYSSPGYLKECKGINPPQGTWIHISGTDLVRNGDGTVHVLEDNLRCPSGVSYVLENREVMKKTFPELFSSLNVRPTYDYPIRLRGMLEFMSGKSNPSIAVLTPGIYNSAYYEHSFLAQKMGVPLVEGSDLVVKDDKVYMRTTRGLKVVDVIYRRIDDSFLDPLVFNKDSLLGVPGIFEAYKKGNVALVNAPGAGVADDKVLYTFVPAMIKYYLGEEAIIPNVPTYLCSDDKDREYVKENISKLVVKAANGAGGYGMLIGSRSSKKEQKEFCELIDKSPRNYIAQPVLSLSRVPTLIEDKLEGRHVDLRPFILYGEDIYVMPGGLTRVALRKGSLVVNSSQGGGSKDTWVMGEG; this is encoded by the coding sequence ATGCTTCTGAATAACTACGAGACGGAATCTTTTTACGACGAGATGTTTTCTCCCGAGGGCGGGATCCGACAAAGTTACGATTTTCTAAAATCAAGAATCGAGACGATGGACGACCGGGAGTTGGTTCGCAGAAAGTCGAGCGCGGAAAAGGCCCTTCTTTCGCTCGGCATAACGTTCAACGTTTATGGAGACGAAGAGGAAGAAGAAAGAATTATGCCTTTCGATATCATTCCTCGGATCATCACATCTCACGAGTGGAGAAAGTTGGAAGAGGGGTTGAAACAAAGAACCCGCGCCTTGAATCTTTTTATCAACGATATCTATCACGATGAAAAGATCATCAAAGACGGAATCGTTCCGGCCGAGTATGTCTATTCTTCCCCGGGTTATTTAAAAGAATGTAAAGGAATCAATCCTCCTCAAGGAACTTGGATTCATATTTCGGGAACCGATCTTGTGCGCAACGGAGACGGAACCGTTCACGTTTTGGAGGACAATCTTAGATGCCCTTCCGGCGTTTCTTATGTATTAGAAAATCGTGAAGTGATGAAGAAGACATTCCCCGAACTTTTTTCGAGCCTTAACGTACGTCCTACTTATGATTATCCGATCCGACTTCGGGGGATGCTCGAATTCATGAGCGGAAAGTCCAATCCTTCCATTGCGGTTTTGACCCCCGGTATCTACAATTCGGCTTATTACGAACATTCTTTCTTGGCCCAGAAGATGGGAGTTCCTCTCGTGGAAGGAAGCGACCTCGTCGTGAAGGACGACAAGGTTTATATGAGAACCACAAGAGGTTTGAAAGTTGTCGACGTGATCTATAGAAGGATCGACGATTCTTTTCTCGATCCACTCGTGTTCAACAAGGATTCTCTCTTGGGTGTTCCCGGCATTTTCGAAGCGTATAAAAAAGGAAACGTCGCTCTTGTAAACGCTCCCGGTGCGGGTGTCGCGGACGATAAGGTATTATACACGTTCGTTCCCGCGATGATAAAATACTATCTCGGTGAAGAAGCGATCATTCCTAACGTGCCTACTTATCTTTGTTCCGATGATAAGGATCGTGAATACGTTAAGGAGAATATCTCCAAGCTCGTCGTAAAGGCGGCTAACGGAGCGGGCGGTTACGGTATGCTCATCGGTTCCCGTTCGAGTAAGAAGGAACAAAAAGAATTTTGCGAACTCATTGACAAAAGCCCCAGAAACTATATCGCACAACCGGTCCTCAGTCTTTCCAGAGTTCCCACTCTGATCGAGGACAAGTTGGAAGGACGACACGTGGATCTGAGACCTTTCATTCTTTATGGTGAAGACATCTATGTCATGCCGGGCGGTTTGACTCGTGTCGCTTTGAGAAAAGGTTCTCTCGTGGTCAATTCTTCCCAAGGCGGCGGATCAAAAGATACCTGGGTTATGGGCGAAGGCTAA
- a CDS encoding alpha-E domain-containing protein: MLSRVAESVYWMNRYMERAENYSRFIDVNFQLSLDLNEDVNRQWTPLVFTTGDHELFQKKYSEPSKENVIHFMTFDTENPNSILNCLIRSRENARTIRENISTPMWEVMNEFYLTFKTKKHFTDTDLSVLSEFFKSIRNQCLLFYGCQEATIARDEVWYFAQLGRYLERADKTARILDMKYFILLPSHDVGSNLDLIQWLSLLKSTSAHEMFNRIYQKITPKNIAEFLILDRQFPRAVRFSLRKIFESLKLLSGTDPDEYSCEAEKRVGVLLSELSYTSVDEIFSSGMHEYLDKLQLQINGIHDRIDERYFRF; this comes from the coding sequence ATGCTGAGCAGAGTGGCTGAGTCCGTATACTGGATGAATCGGTATATGGAGAGGGCGGAGAATTATTCCCGCTTCATCGACGTTAATTTTCAATTATCCTTGGACTTGAACGAAGACGTGAATCGTCAGTGGACGCCTCTCGTATTTACGACGGGTGATCACGAACTTTTTCAGAAAAAATATTCGGAACCTTCTAAGGAGAACGTGATTCACTTCATGACCTTCGATACGGAGAATCCGAATTCGATCCTGAATTGTTTGATCCGTTCGAGAGAGAATGCAAGAACCATTCGTGAAAACATCTCCACTCCGATGTGGGAAGTTATGAACGAATTCTATCTTACGTTTAAAACCAAAAAACATTTCACGGATACGGATCTTTCCGTGTTGAGCGAATTCTTTAAGTCGATTCGAAATCAATGTCTTTTGTTTTACGGTTGTCAGGAAGCGACGATCGCAAGGGACGAGGTTTGGTATTTCGCTCAACTCGGTAGATACTTGGAACGCGCGGATAAAACCGCGAGAATTCTCGACATGAAATATTTCATTCTTCTTCCCTCACACGACGTAGGTTCCAATCTCGATTTGATCCAATGGCTTTCTCTTTTGAAATCCACAAGCGCACATGAGATGTTCAATCGTATCTATCAAAAGATCACTCCGAAAAACATCGCGGAGTTTTTGATTCTAGACAGACAATTCCCGAGAGCGGTTCGTTTTTCTCTCCGAAAAATTTTCGAAAGTTTGAAACTTTTGAGCGGCACCGATCCGGACGAATATTCCTGCGAAGCCGAGAAGAGAGTGGGAGTTTTGTTATCCGAACTCAGTTACACTTCCGTGGACGAGATTTTCAGTTCGGGGATGCACGAGTATTTGGATAAACTTCAACTGCAGATCAACGGGATTCACGACCGGATCGACGAACGTTATTTTCGATTTTAA